In Gimesia panareensis, the genomic window AACGCTGGGCGGCCATTAAACAGCAGATGTCGGAAATCGACGCCGACCTGCTTCTGCACGGCGGGGACCTGACCCGCGACGGGGACACCCACGAATTCGAATACGAACAGGCCCGCGCCGATCTGGACACGCTCCCCTTCCCCTCGTTTGTCATCCCCGGCAATATGGATGTCGGCAACAAACACACCTCCGTCAACGGTGTCAAACCCCGCTGGGATCCCAAGGGACTGGGCTGGAACGACCCGGAATTGAACATGACGGGCAAACGCCTGGACCTGTTCGCGAACTATTTTGGCCCGTTGCAGTGGACCTTCCTGCATCGGGACGTGCGTTTCACCGGCTTTTACGCCGCGGTCGCAGGAACCGGACTGCCACACGAGGACCGCTTCTGGAAAATGCTGGAACGTCTCCCCGACCTGCCGGCCGGCAAGCATCATGTTGCCGTCATGCATTACTGGCCCTTCATGGAATCCCCCGACGAACCCGCCTGGGACCTGACCATCGGCGAACAGTATGATAACTGGTACTTTTCCATCGATCCCCCGCATCGCCAGCGACTCTGGGAGATCCTGAAAGCAGCGAAAGTGGAAATCCTGTTCTGCGGCCACGTCCATACCGGACGACCGGTGCAGCACGTGGACGGCATCCGCCTGTATCGTACCCAGGCCTCAGGCAACACGGGACAGCTGGCGGAACGCTGGCCCGAAGCAGACACCCGCTTCGGCTTTCATCGCTGTGATGTCTCTGATTCCGGTATCGAAGTCACCTTCATTCCCGGTAACGATCAATGCGACGAGTTCGGCACGTTCGGCCCGCTGGGTCATCCCCCCATCGAAGAACGGGACTACTCCGTCGCCGAAGAGCAACCTCCGCTGCAAGCCGATACGGATCTTTAAAATGCTTGAAAACGGAATGCTGACGGCCTTCTTAAATTTGTCATGATTTCTCCTGCTTTCCGCTTCCCGTTCCCGACTTGAGAGAACTATACTCCAGATCAGATCACACACCTGTCTGGTCTGTTCGCGCAGCATTTCACCGCCCGTCGTTTCAAGAAAGGAACTGTCCATGACACTTCGCATTTTCACCTGCACTCTGTTCTGCAGCCTGCTCACTCACAGCTTACTGCTGGCAGAAGACAAGCCCTCGACCGTGGACGCCGAGCTCCTCAAAGCGGTCAAAACACTGGATGCCGCCTTTTCGAACCGGGACAAAGAGACGATTCGCAAGATGACCGATCCCCGGCACATTTCGATTTCGCCCTCTTACCAGTTTTTCAACCAGGAAGATCAGCTGAAAGCCCTGCCCGAGCTCAAGCTGTCCCTCTTCAAAGCCAGCCCCAAAAAAATCATCCGCACCACTCCCAGTTCGGCGCTGATTACTTATGAGGCAAATATCGAAGGAACGTTTGAAGGAAAGAAACTGGCAAAGCACGTGCAGATTCTCGAATGCTGGATCAAACACAAGGGTGAATGGCTGGAAGTTTCTTACCAGGAAACACCACTCCCCTGATCGAGGCAACAGTGGAGTGACTTCAGGACCCAGATGATTCCCCGGCTGCTGCTTCCTTCGTCCAGGTCTGCAGCATGTCCCGCAGCATCCCCAGTTCTTTAAAGAGCATCTGCCGATCTTTGTTGGCATGCTCAAAGCACCAGGGTCCCCGGAAACCGGCCTGCCAGCCAATCTCGAAACAGCGTTTCAGATCATACAGCGGATGCTCTCCCCGGGGTCCGATGGCCCGCGCCTTGAAATCACAGGTCACCGCGATCGGAAATGTTTTTTCCAGCCCCGCGTAACGCAGCGGCTCACTGTCCCAGTTGCCGGTATCGGGACAGGCCGCGACGTTATGACCAATCGCCTCGACCAGTTTGACCACCGATGCCGGGTCACTCTGCATCCAGCCATAATTCTCAACCAGCAGTTGCACGTTACGCTCCGCCCCGTAGTCGCACAATTCCCGATAACTGGCGATATGAATCTGCATATCGGGTCGCGGCTTCAGCGGCAGCGGTCGTGCCCATTTCAGTCCCAGTTGCGAAGCGACCTCGATGGACTGCTTGTATGTGTTGAGCGCCTTCACTCGAGTCGCTTTGTCCGGACTGTTCATATCCAGCTTACCCTGATTCATTTTCAGGTTGGTCAAAATGCAGCCCGCCTGATCCGCGGCGGCGCGCAACTGGTCCAGATATTTCCGATCGGTGACCGAGAGTGTCGACGTATTCAGGTCAATCACCGTCATCCCCAGCTCATCCCGCATCATCCGGGGCAGGTCCAGCAGGGAAATTTTCCCCTTCCCACCCCGCGGCGTGATATGTCCTGATAAGGAAGAGGTCGTGATCCCCAGCGCATTCTTCAATGAGGGAGCCGCCGTTTTTTTCTGAGCCGGATTTGCTGCCGGATTCGCTGCCAGAGATCGACTGCCGGCAACAGAGATCGCCAGAGCCCCGCTGCCCGCCTGCAGAAACTGCCTACGTGAAATCTTCATTTTTGCTTCTCCGCTTCAATACGCTACAATGGAGACCTCAAAACCGTGATCTGATATCGTACGCCATTTCCGAACAGGATGTCATCCAGAAACGGATTTTTTTGAATTTCTCTTTTTCTGAAACGCAGGTCTCCCGGACAGAGTACTTCCCCTGAACGGACTTTCCTGATCAGTTTTTACCAGCCGGATTTCCAGGTATGCCATCTTCCTCGCTTCGCTTTCTCTCAGTATTGCTGCTCATTGCGTGTACGAGTTTCGCCTCTGCAGAGGAACTGGAACGACCGAAAATCAACTCCGCCGTCGGCCCGCTGCAGTTCAAAGACATCCGCTACCTCACCCGTTCGCTCGCTGACTTCCAGAACCGGAAGGCATTCGTGATTGTCGCCTGCAACACAACCTGTCCGCTGGTGAAACGCTATCTGCCTCAACTGAAACGCCTGGAACAGGAATATCGCCCGCAGGGAGTCCAGTTCATCGCCCTGCATACCGGCCCCTACGAATCCATTCGCGAGATCGCCGAGTATGGCATCGAACACGAAATCCCCTTCCCCAGCGTACAGGACATCCAAGGCAAATCGGTCGCCGCCCTGGGCCTGGAACGCACCCCCGAAGTTGTCGTGCTCGACGAACAATACCGGCTCCGCTATCGGGGACGGATCGATAACCAATATCGCATCGGCGGTTCCCTGCCTCGCGCGACTCAGGAAAATCTCGTCGAAGCACTCAACGCGGTTCTGAAAAGTGAACCGGTCAAAGTCACCGAAACCAACGTGGACGGCTGCAGTATCACTGCGCATGCCGTCAGAGAACCAGACACCTCGCTCACGTACTACAAAGACATTCAGCCGCTGATCCAAAAACATTGCGTGGACTGTCATCGGCCCGGTACCGAGGCTCCGTTCGCACTCACAACGCTGGATGAAGTCAGGAACAACGGTGCCATGCTGGCTGAGGTTGTGGCTGACCAGCGGATGCCCCCCTGGTACGGCGGTACGGCCCACGCGGAATTCGCCAATCAGCGCAGCATGTCACGCAAAGAACGCACACGCGTGGCAGACTGGGTCGCCACAGGCATGACAGCGGGAACAGAGCCGGCCGATCTCAAACCGTCACTGGCACAAACTGACTCCAGCAAGTGGCTTATCGGCCAGCCGGATCTCAAAATCAGCATGCTCGAAACCCACACGCTCCCCGCAGACGGCTACATCCCCTATCGCTACACCATCCTGCCTTACGTCTTTCCCGAAGACACCTGGGTCTCTTCGATTGAAATCAAACCCGACAATCCGGAGGTCGTCCATCACTGCAACATGGCCGCCGTCACTTTGACGAAGAAATGGGATGAATCCAATTTCATCACCGGCAAGGTGCCCGGTTCCGGTCCGACCATGCTGCCTGAAGGGCTGGGAATCCTGATCCCCAAAGGGAGCGCCCTCGCGCTGCAGATCCATTACACGTCGACAGGCAAACCGGAACAGTGCCGGATCTCGGTCGGCTTCAAATATGTGCAGGGGAAAGTTCAAAAACGCTATCGCTTCCTGATCATCAAGAACAATAAATTCCGGATCCCACCAGAGGCACCGCATCACCAGGTCAGCAATTCCAAAACCCTCAAGCGGGACGCTCACGGCATTGGCCTGTTTGCCCACATGCATCTCCGCGGCAAAGATCTCTCCTTCCTGGCACACTACCCGGAAGGGAAACAGGAAACACTGCTGGTCATTCCCAATTACAGCTTCGACTGGCAGATAGGATATCTCTGGAAAAACCAGCGGCACTTCTTCCCCCAGGGAACCCGCATCGAAGCCATCGCCCACTACGATAATTCGGCGTTCAATCCGTTCAACCCCGATCCCAGTGCGACCGTCAGAGAGGGCCCGCAGACCTATCACGAAATGATGTATGCCTTCTTCTTCTACACCTACGCAGACGAACGGCTGAATCTGACCATCGATCCCCATACGGGACAGGCAACCCATTAATCAGGCTTTCATTGTCCCAGGGACACACAGCATTTTGTCAGCTGTATTCTCTGCGCGGAACGTGTATCATCAGCAGTACCAAACTCCTATGTAGCGTTGATTTAAAAGTTCTGAAAATGTTCCTGAGGACTTTCACATGACCCGGGTAAGAATTCACAGTGCCCGATGTTATACTGTTCCCCTCGTTTCCAAGAACATTGACAGCAGAAAAGACAAATTAGCCGCAGGGCGTTAGCCCCGGTTGAAACGACTTTGGTATATACCATCCGAATAAAGAAACGCTCTCCAGGGGCACACACCATTTTGTCGGCTGTATTCTCTGCGCGGAACGTGTATCATCAGCAGTACCGAAATCGTTGCCTGTTGAGCAAATTCACCCTCGCCTGATTGCAGAGAGATTCCATGCGCGTCCTGTTCCTGATCTCCGGGAAGAATGTTCCCTCGTCTCGATTTCGGGTGCTGAATTATCTCCCCTGGCTGCAGCAGGCCGGCATTTCCTGCACGGTACTCGCCAGTTACCCCGAAAAATATGAGCACATCCCCTGGCTCGGCTATCGACTCAGCTATCTCCTCAAACGCATCACCCGCTACGTGCATTATCTCTACGCCTGCCTGAAACCCTTCGATCTCATTTTTATCGAACGGGAGATTTTCGACGTCCCCGCGTACGACATGGAACTCCTGTTCCTGAACCGGCCCGCCAAAAGCATTCTCGATATCGACGATGCGATTTTTCTCCGCTATCCCGAGAAATTCCAGGCACTGGCTGCGAAAGTGGACCTGTTGATTGCCGGCAATCAGAACCTCGTCGACGAAGCCCGCAAATATAACGACCAGGTCCGCCTGCTGCCGACGTCTGTGATCACCAGTAAGTATCCCCTCAAAGATTACCGCCAGCCCCCGTCGGGAAAACCGGTCATCGGCTGGACCGGCCTGGATACAAACATCCCGAACATCCAACTCGTCGTCCCGGCGCTCAACCGCCTGGCGGAAAAATATGAGTTCGCCCTCTGCATCATCTCCGCCACTCCCAAACCGATCGCGGAACTATCGCTGGAAGGAATCGAAATCCGACACTTGGTCTGGCAGCCGGAA contains:
- a CDS encoding redoxin family protein, whose product is MPSSSLRFLSVLLLIACTSFASAEELERPKINSAVGPLQFKDIRYLTRSLADFQNRKAFVIVACNTTCPLVKRYLPQLKRLEQEYRPQGVQFIALHTGPYESIREIAEYGIEHEIPFPSVQDIQGKSVAALGLERTPEVVVLDEQYRLRYRGRIDNQYRIGGSLPRATQENLVEALNAVLKSEPVKVTETNVDGCSITAHAVREPDTSLTYYKDIQPLIQKHCVDCHRPGTEAPFALTTLDEVRNNGAMLAEVVADQRMPPWYGGTAHAEFANQRSMSRKERTRVADWVATGMTAGTEPADLKPSLAQTDSSKWLIGQPDLKISMLETHTLPADGYIPYRYTILPYVFPEDTWVSSIEIKPDNPEVVHHCNMAAVTLTKKWDESNFITGKVPGSGPTMLPEGLGILIPKGSALALQIHYTSTGKPEQCRISVGFKYVQGKVQKRYRFLIIKNNKFRIPPEAPHHQVSNSKTLKRDAHGIGLFAHMHLRGKDLSFLAHYPEGKQETLLVIPNYSFDWQIGYLWKNQRHFFPQGTRIEAIAHYDNSAFNPFNPDPSATVREGPQTYHEMMYAFFFYTYADERLNLTIDPHTGQATH
- a CDS encoding metallophosphoesterase family protein; protein product: MTHSDAPWTFLHVNDSHMGTARSYRFRPAINKRWAAIKQQMSEIDADLLLHGGDLTRDGDTHEFEYEQARADLDTLPFPSFVIPGNMDVGNKHTSVNGVKPRWDPKGLGWNDPELNMTGKRLDLFANYFGPLQWTFLHRDVRFTGFYAAVAGTGLPHEDRFWKMLERLPDLPAGKHHVAVMHYWPFMESPDEPAWDLTIGEQYDNWYFSIDPPHRQRLWEILKAAKVEILFCGHVHTGRPVQHVDGIRLYRTQASGNTGQLAERWPEADTRFGFHRCDVSDSGIEVTFIPGNDQCDEFGTFGPLGHPPIEERDYSVAEEQPPLQADTDL
- a CDS encoding sugar phosphate isomerase/epimerase family protein, encoding MKISRRQFLQAGSGALAISVAGSRSLAANPAANPAQKKTAAPSLKNALGITTSSLSGHITPRGGKGKISLLDLPRMMRDELGMTVIDLNTSTLSVTDRKYLDQLRAAADQAGCILTNLKMNQGKLDMNSPDKATRVKALNTYKQSIEVASQLGLKWARPLPLKPRPDMQIHIASYRELCDYGAERNVQLLVENYGWMQSDPASVVKLVEAIGHNVAACPDTGNWDSEPLRYAGLEKTFPIAVTCDFKARAIGPRGEHPLYDLKRCFEIGWQAGFRGPWCFEHANKDRQMLFKELGMLRDMLQTWTKEAAAGESSGS
- a CDS encoding nuclear transport factor 2 family protein produces the protein MTLRIFTCTLFCSLLTHSLLLAEDKPSTVDAELLKAVKTLDAAFSNRDKETIRKMTDPRHISISPSYQFFNQEDQLKALPELKLSLFKASPKKIIRTTPSSALITYEANIEGTFEGKKLAKHVQILECWIKHKGEWLEVSYQETPLP
- a CDS encoding glycosyltransferase family 4 protein, with amino-acid sequence MRVLFLISGKNVPSSRFRVLNYLPWLQQAGISCTVLASYPEKYEHIPWLGYRLSYLLKRITRYVHYLYACLKPFDLIFIEREIFDVPAYDMELLFLNRPAKSILDIDDAIFLRYPEKFQALAAKVDLLIAGNQNLVDEARKYNDQVRLLPTSVITSKYPLKDYRQPPSGKPVIGWTGLDTNIPNIQLVVPALNRLAEKYEFALCIISATPKPIAELSLEGIEIRHLVWQPETEYQDLSAFDIGIMPLEDDEWSRYKCGLKLLQYMALGIPAVASPVGVNAEIIDQGVNGFCAENTEAWYASLEQLLTSPELRKSIGLSGRKTVEEQFDVERNSQRLIQFLDETLDET